The Burkholderia lata genome contains a region encoding:
- a CDS encoding type VI secretion system Vgr family protein translates to MSAQDIVRALQGGLIQQDRLLKLDTPLGPDVLLPQRAAGLSRIGRHYDFTLDVLSTRSDVKLKSLIGQPVTLWIQQPNQSYLPRHGYVHMVRRLGSEGGLTSYQLGFASWMHFLKFRRDQRIWQDKPVDEILRDVFNAHPQAKGRFEFALSKPLSPRSYCTQYEDDWTFAHRLMEEEGLFGIWKQADDGQSHTLTVTDGVDTCAPLAARTMRFSRYGANREVDALVRWSDLRTLHSAALTTRTFDYKSPSPLANPKGTHMPTVSHELPEQLEMYEYTGPYTYLKQERGDHLTKVRMEEWESRAKRFYGAGGLRGVDAGVWFELAGHPEHDRESGDRRQFVVVETVWLIQNNLPGSSHHANFAHSLRHRIDEAVAQQGGEPTGLSVSHHDGSEGFFLTEIEAQRKSVPYRSPFEHHKPVMQMQTATVVGQQGNAIHTDEMGRVKVQFHWDRVGQRDERSSCWMRVSQPWGGQGFGMIHVPRIGDEVIVSFLDGCPDRPVITGRVTNGINVVQWKLPDNQALSGLRSRDIGGAQANQVVADDTPGRLQVQVSSDHEQSRLVVGYNTRIDGHAGRASGRGTGWELATDAWGVLRANRGMLVTTEARTGASAPVKDLGETVQRLAQARELHDTLAKAAIQAQAQDGQDQPAVVEALRKQGDEIGGQGGGDYPELSKPHLVVASPAGIEATTAGSTHIASAEHTALTGGGHVSVSSGSSLLATARNAIRFFAYKLGIRMISYAGDIDIKALQKNLNLLAKLEITQSANRITIRATEEVMLHGGDSYISLKSGKITVGGELYEVNAQAQNMPPKPMGVSPNGLPDVQANDQRFRVLSPTGKPLPGVDYRLTTPSGGHIFATDGLGRSPMVNTAEQENAEFQLHWDDFAAASDRAGA, encoded by the coding sequence ATGAGTGCGCAGGATATCGTGCGGGCGCTTCAAGGGGGGCTGATCCAGCAGGACCGCTTGCTGAAACTCGACACTCCGCTTGGGCCCGACGTGTTGTTGCCGCAGCGTGCGGCGGGACTTTCGCGGATCGGCCGGCATTACGACTTCACGCTCGATGTGCTGTCGACGCGCAGCGACGTCAAGCTGAAGAGCCTGATCGGGCAGCCCGTTACCCTGTGGATCCAGCAGCCGAACCAGTCGTATCTGCCCCGTCACGGCTATGTCCATATGGTGCGACGGCTCGGATCGGAAGGCGGTCTGACCAGCTACCAGCTCGGTTTCGCGTCATGGATGCATTTCCTCAAGTTCCGCCGCGATCAGCGCATCTGGCAGGACAAGCCGGTCGACGAAATCCTGCGGGACGTGTTCAACGCGCACCCGCAGGCGAAAGGCCGATTCGAGTTCGCGCTGTCGAAGCCGCTGTCGCCTCGATCGTATTGCACCCAGTACGAGGACGATTGGACCTTCGCGCACCGGCTGATGGAGGAAGAAGGCCTGTTCGGCATCTGGAAGCAGGCCGATGACGGTCAGTCCCACACCCTGACCGTGACGGATGGCGTGGATACCTGCGCGCCGCTTGCCGCGAGGACCATGCGATTTTCCCGTTATGGCGCGAACCGCGAGGTCGACGCGCTGGTTCGATGGTCCGACTTGCGCACGCTGCACAGTGCCGCGCTCACTACCCGTACGTTCGACTACAAGAGTCCGTCACCCCTGGCGAATCCGAAGGGGACGCACATGCCGACGGTATCGCACGAACTGCCCGAGCAGCTCGAGATGTATGAATATACGGGCCCGTACACTTATCTGAAGCAGGAGCGCGGCGATCACCTGACCAAGGTGCGGATGGAAGAGTGGGAGTCGCGTGCCAAGCGGTTCTACGGCGCGGGCGGCTTGCGCGGCGTCGATGCGGGTGTGTGGTTCGAACTCGCGGGGCACCCCGAGCACGACCGGGAATCCGGCGACCGGCGACAGTTCGTCGTCGTCGAGACTGTCTGGCTGATCCAGAACAACCTGCCGGGCTCGAGCCATCACGCGAACTTCGCACACAGCCTGCGGCACCGGATCGACGAAGCGGTCGCGCAGCAGGGCGGAGAGCCAACCGGGTTGAGCGTGTCGCATCACGACGGTTCCGAGGGCTTCTTCCTGACGGAAATCGAGGCGCAGCGCAAATCCGTTCCGTATCGCAGTCCGTTCGAACACCACAAACCGGTCATGCAGATGCAGACGGCCACCGTGGTAGGCCAGCAGGGCAACGCGATCCATACGGACGAGATGGGGCGCGTCAAGGTGCAGTTCCACTGGGACCGCGTCGGCCAGCGCGACGAGCGCAGCTCGTGCTGGATGCGTGTCAGCCAGCCGTGGGGCGGGCAGGGGTTCGGGATGATCCATGTGCCTCGGATCGGGGACGAAGTCATCGTTTCGTTCCTGGACGGATGCCCGGACCGGCCCGTCATCACGGGCCGCGTGACCAACGGCATCAACGTCGTACAGTGGAAGCTGCCGGACAACCAGGCACTGTCGGGCCTGCGCTCGCGCGATATCGGCGGTGCACAGGCGAACCAGGTCGTGGCCGACGATACGCCCGGCCGGTTGCAGGTGCAGGTGTCGAGCGACCACGAGCAGTCGCGCCTCGTGGTCGGCTACAACACGCGTATCGACGGCCATGCGGGGCGCGCGAGCGGGCGCGGGACCGGATGGGAGCTGGCCACCGACGCGTGGGGCGTGCTGCGTGCGAATCGCGGCATGCTGGTGACGACCGAAGCGCGTACCGGCGCGAGCGCGCCGGTGAAAGATCTCGGCGAGACGGTGCAGCGTCTGGCGCAGGCGCGCGAGTTGCATGACACGCTTGCCAAGGCCGCGATCCAGGCCCAGGCGCAGGACGGACAGGATCAGCCCGCGGTGGTCGAGGCGCTTCGGAAGCAAGGTGACGAGATCGGCGGGCAGGGCGGTGGAGATTACCCGGAGCTGTCGAAGCCGCATCTGGTCGTCGCGTCGCCGGCCGGAATCGAAGCGACCACGGCGGGCAGTACGCACATTGCGAGCGCGGAGCATACGGCGCTCACCGGCGGCGGCCATGTCAGCGTGAGCAGCGGCAGCAGTCTGCTGGCCACCGCCCGCAACGCGATTCGTTTCTTCGCCTACAAGCTGGGCATCCGGATGATCTCCTATGCCGGCGACATCGACATCAAGGCGCTGCAGAAGAACCTGAATCTGCTGGCGAAGCTGGAGATCACACAGAGCGCGAACCGGATCACGATCCGCGCGACCGAGGAGGTGATGCTTCACGGCGGCGACAGCTATATCAGCCTGAAGAGCGGCAAGATCACGGTCGGCGGCGAGTTGTACGAGGTCAACGCCCAGGCGCAAAACATGCCGCCGAAACCTATGGGCGTGAGCCCGAACGGGTTGCCCGACGTTCAGGCGAACGACCAGCGGTTCAGGGTGCTGTCTCCGACGGGCAAGCCGCTTCCCGGGGTGGACTATCGGCTCACGACGCCGTCCGGCGGCCATATCTTCGCGACGGACGGTCTGGGGCGCTCGCCGATGGTGAATACGGCAGAACAGGAAAATGCGGAGTTCCAGTTGCACTGGGACGACTTTGCAGCGGCGTCCGACCGCGCAGGTGCGTAA
- a CDS encoding DUF2515 family protein: MADNLKATAQTNPESKVCVDAQCNCNIIWSLAQQFSMRQIVTNARSHNHMPDYREGEGHVSGQQVETQAPAFVSDPEVRARRIAAAYARVFLEQFHLGDTSKVGRFYWLGLGAFASKQVAATLALWQVRYAGRWTELRAGLGRGNLWLFNDVLAWFYAYAAGSDTFDKCVQSRDSTQFVKQVAVNFTRQVGYDEAIDKVPFEIDGETGAKQKQLGYLKSTSIIVAGFNKIKQWEAGDEQSRAIWAFQHLVLIAQHEQGEVLQGLIYENKKFKRWLGVQRGALASSDDTAINNSVESMQHGLSDGSEIALAPVIRALVPSLQLVLTSDDKTDSIEFRSDAPDRLVLEDYQKRMDWIQTAATKYDGLMQGPRRQVMLDYLGTIKSWGDRPDT; encoded by the coding sequence TTGGCAGACAATCTGAAGGCAACGGCGCAGACCAACCCGGAATCGAAGGTCTGCGTGGACGCGCAGTGCAATTGCAACATCATCTGGTCGCTCGCGCAGCAGTTCTCCATGCGGCAGATCGTGACGAATGCGCGTTCGCACAATCACATGCCCGACTATCGCGAAGGCGAAGGGCACGTGTCCGGGCAGCAGGTCGAGACCCAGGCGCCGGCGTTCGTCAGCGACCCGGAGGTCAGGGCTCGCCGTATCGCCGCCGCCTATGCGCGCGTGTTTCTCGAACAGTTCCACCTGGGCGATACGAGCAAGGTCGGCCGCTTCTACTGGCTGGGACTCGGTGCATTCGCGTCGAAGCAGGTCGCCGCGACGCTCGCGCTGTGGCAGGTGCGATATGCCGGGCGCTGGACCGAATTGCGGGCGGGGCTGGGCCGCGGCAATCTCTGGCTCTTCAACGACGTGCTGGCGTGGTTCTACGCGTATGCCGCCGGGTCCGATACGTTCGACAAGTGCGTGCAATCGCGTGACAGCACCCAGTTCGTCAAGCAGGTGGCCGTCAACTTCACGCGACAGGTTGGGTACGACGAAGCGATCGACAAGGTGCCGTTCGAAATCGACGGAGAAACCGGCGCCAAGCAAAAGCAGCTGGGCTATCTCAAGTCCACGTCGATCATTGTTGCAGGATTCAACAAGATAAAGCAGTGGGAAGCGGGCGATGAGCAAAGCCGGGCGATCTGGGCTTTCCAGCACCTGGTTTTGATTGCGCAACACGAGCAGGGCGAGGTGTTGCAGGGGCTGATCTACGAAAACAAGAAGTTCAAACGATGGCTTGGCGTGCAGCGCGGCGCACTGGCGTCTTCGGACGATACGGCGATCAACAACTCGGTCGAATCGATGCAGCACGGCCTGTCGGACGGTTCCGAGATTGCGCTGGCACCGGTCATTCGCGCGCTGGTTCCCAGCCTTCAACTCGTGCTCACGTCCGATGACAAGACGGACAGCATCGAATTCAGGTCGGATGCGCCGGACCGCCTGGTTCTGGAGGACTATCAGAAGCGCATGGACTGGATCCAGACGGCAGCAACGAAGTACGACGGGTTGATGCAGGGGCCCAGGAGGCAAGTCATGCTCGATTATCTCGGAACGATCAAAAGCTGGGGCGACAGACCCGATACCTGA
- a CDS encoding PAAR domain-containing protein → MGDTTSHGGRVISGSPSSTWGRAAIPIARKGDKVTCPICAPHVFEIAEGCANSLDFGAPVALEGHTTTCGAVLLAQPGGAES, encoded by the coding sequence GTGGGCGACACGACCAGTCATGGCGGGCGGGTGATTTCCGGCAGCCCTTCTTCGACATGGGGGCGCGCGGCGATTCCGATCGCGCGCAAAGGCGACAAGGTGACCTGTCCGATTTGCGCACCTCATGTCTTCGAGATCGCGGAGGGTTGTGCGAACAGTCTGGATTTCGGTGCGCCGGTTGCGCTGGAAGGGCACACGACGACGTGCGGCGCGGTGCTGCTGGCCCAGCCCGGCGGTGCCGAGTCGTGA
- the hemW gene encoding radical SAM family heme chaperone HemW, whose translation MSQAAETGARVVATFTSPGQVRLTSLPPLALYVHFPWCVRKCPYCDFNSHEWKGERFPETEYLDALRADLEQALPLVWGRQVHTIFIGGGTPSLLSAAGLDRMLSDVRALLPLDADAEITLEANPGTFEAAKFAQFRASGVNRLSVGIQSFNETHLKALGRIHDTTQARAAVEIAAKNFDNFNLDLMFALPNQTLDECRTDVETALSYAPPHLSLYHLTLEPNTLFAKFPPVVPDDDASADMQEWIHARTAEAGYGHYEVSAYAKPNHQCKHNLNYWRFGDYLGIGAGAHTKLSFPNRILRQARYKHPATFIEQAMAGTAVQEEREVGARDLPFEFMLNTLRLVEGFPVHNFAERTGLPMSTIEPALQEAERRGLIARDFAQIAPTPLGQRFLNDLQELFLRDD comes from the coding sequence ATGAGCCAGGCCGCGGAAACCGGCGCGCGCGTTGTCGCGACCTTCACGTCGCCCGGCCAGGTGCGGCTCACGTCGCTGCCGCCGCTCGCGCTGTACGTGCATTTCCCGTGGTGCGTGCGCAAGTGCCCGTACTGCGATTTCAACTCGCACGAGTGGAAGGGCGAGCGGTTTCCGGAAACCGAGTATCTCGACGCGCTGCGCGCCGATCTCGAGCAGGCGCTGCCGCTCGTGTGGGGCCGGCAGGTGCATACGATATTCATCGGCGGCGGCACGCCGAGCCTGCTGTCGGCGGCCGGTCTCGACCGGATGCTGTCCGACGTGCGCGCGCTGCTGCCGCTCGACGCCGATGCGGAGATCACGCTCGAGGCCAATCCGGGCACGTTCGAGGCCGCGAAGTTCGCGCAGTTCCGCGCGAGCGGCGTGAATCGCCTGTCGGTCGGCATCCAGAGCTTCAACGAGACGCACCTGAAGGCGCTCGGCCGGATTCACGACACCACGCAGGCACGCGCCGCTGTCGAGATCGCCGCGAAGAACTTCGACAACTTCAACCTCGACCTGATGTTCGCGCTGCCGAACCAGACGCTCGACGAATGCCGCACCGACGTCGAAACCGCGCTGTCGTACGCGCCGCCGCATCTGTCGCTGTATCACCTGACGCTCGAGCCGAATACGCTGTTCGCGAAGTTCCCGCCGGTCGTGCCCGACGACGACGCGTCGGCCGACATGCAGGAATGGATTCACGCGCGCACGGCCGAGGCCGGTTACGGACACTACGAAGTCTCCGCGTATGCGAAGCCGAATCATCAGTGCAAGCACAACCTGAACTACTGGCGCTTCGGCGACTATCTCGGAATCGGTGCGGGCGCACACACGAAGCTGTCGTTCCCGAACCGGATCCTGCGGCAGGCACGCTACAAGCATCCGGCAACCTTCATCGAGCAGGCGATGGCCGGCACGGCCGTGCAGGAAGAGCGTGAAGTCGGCGCGCGCGACCTGCCGTTCGAGTTCATGCTGAACACGCTGCGGCTCGTCGAGGGCTTCCCCGTGCACAACTTCGCCGAACGCACGGGCCTGCCGATGAGCACGATCGAGCCGGCGCTGCAGGAAGCGGAACGACGCGGGCTGATCGCGCGCGATTTCGCGCAGATCGCGCCGACGCCGCTGGGCCAGCGTTTCCTCAACGACCTGCAGGAATTGTTCCTGCGCGACGATTGA
- the rdgB gene encoding RdgB/HAM1 family non-canonical purine NTP pyrophosphatase, translating to MPDDHTIAPLSRIVLASNNAGKLREFTALFSTVGIEIVPQGDLAVPEAEEPFGTFIENALTKARHASRLTGLPAIADDSGLCVRVLRGAPGVYSARYAQRAGRDKGDAANNAYLVEQLRGVDDRRAYYCCVLALVRHADDPEPLFAEGRWSGEIVDTPRGEHGFGYDPYFYLPSLGATAAELEPAVKNTHSHRALALKALLARLAEEA from the coding sequence ATGCCGGACGACCACACCATCGCGCCGCTGTCGCGCATCGTTCTCGCGTCGAACAACGCCGGCAAGCTGCGCGAATTCACCGCGCTGTTCTCGACGGTCGGCATCGAGATCGTCCCGCAGGGCGACCTCGCGGTGCCCGAGGCGGAAGAACCGTTCGGCACCTTCATCGAGAATGCGCTGACGAAAGCGCGCCACGCGTCGCGGCTCACCGGGCTGCCGGCGATCGCCGACGATTCGGGCCTGTGCGTGCGCGTGCTGCGCGGCGCGCCGGGCGTCTATTCGGCGCGCTACGCGCAGCGCGCGGGCCGCGACAAGGGCGACGCGGCGAACAACGCGTATCTCGTCGAGCAACTGCGCGGCGTCGACGACCGGCGCGCATACTACTGCTGCGTGCTCGCGCTCGTGCGCCATGCGGACGACCCCGAACCGCTGTTCGCCGAAGGGCGCTGGTCGGGCGAGATCGTCGACACGCCGCGCGGCGAGCACGGATTCGGCTACGACCCGTATTTCTACCTGCCGTCGCTCGGCGCGACGGCCGCCGAACTCGAGCCGGCCGTGAAGAACACGCACAGCCATCGCGCGCTGGCGCTGAAGGCGCTGCTGGCGCGGCTCGCGGAGGAAGCATGA
- the rph gene encoding ribonuclease PH translates to MTSSVSRPSGRRADALRKVALTRHYTKHAEGSVLVEFGDTKVLCTASVSERVPDFLRDRGQGWLTAEYGMLPRATHTRSDREAARGKQTGRTQEIQRLIGRALRAVFDLEALGPRTIHIDCDVIQADGGTRTASITGAFVAAHDAVSKLIAAGKITRSPITDHVAAISVGVYEGAPVLDLDYAEDSQCDTDMNVVMTGAGGFVEVQGTAEGVPFSRAEMNALLDLAQGGIAELVQLQKDVLGA, encoded by the coding sequence ATGACGTCCTCCGTTTCCCGCCCGAGCGGCCGCCGCGCCGACGCACTGCGCAAGGTCGCCCTTACGCGCCACTACACGAAACATGCCGAAGGCTCGGTGCTGGTCGAATTCGGCGACACCAAGGTGCTCTGCACCGCGAGCGTCTCCGAACGCGTCCCCGACTTCCTGCGCGACCGCGGGCAAGGCTGGCTGACCGCCGAATACGGGATGCTGCCGCGCGCGACGCACACGCGCAGCGACCGCGAAGCCGCCCGCGGCAAGCAGACCGGCCGCACGCAGGAAATTCAGCGCCTGATCGGCCGCGCGCTGCGCGCGGTGTTCGACCTCGAGGCGCTCGGCCCGCGCACGATCCACATCGACTGCGACGTGATCCAGGCCGACGGCGGCACGCGCACGGCGAGCATCACCGGCGCGTTTGTGGCCGCGCACGACGCCGTGTCGAAGCTGATCGCGGCCGGCAAGATCACGCGCTCGCCGATCACCGACCACGTCGCCGCGATCTCGGTCGGCGTGTACGAAGGCGCGCCCGTGCTCGACCTCGATTACGCGGAAGATTCGCAGTGCGACACCGACATGAACGTCGTGATGACCGGCGCCGGCGGCTTCGTCGAAGTCCAGGGCACGGCCGAAGGCGTGCCGTTCTCGCGCGCCGAGATGAATGCGCTGCTCGACCTCGCGCAAGGCGGGATCGCCGAGCTCGTGCAGCTCCAGAAAGACGTGCTGGGCGCCTGA